A single genomic interval of Mucilaginibacter robiniae harbors:
- the treS gene encoding maltose alpha-D-glucosyltransferase codes for MPENITPIDDKLHWYKDAIIYELHIKAFRDGNGDGIGDFKGLMEKLDYLQDLGVTAIWLLPFYPSPLRDDGYDIADYYNINPSYGDVKEFKVFLNEAHKRGLKVITELVINHTSDQHPWFQRARKAPKGSDKRNYYVWTDDPKQYKDARIIFQDFEASNWTWDPVAQQYYWHRFFHHQPDLNYDSPIVQEEVFKILDYWCKMGVDGFRLDAVPYLFERDGTNCENLPETHVFLKKLRKYIDDRYPGTLLLAEANMWPEDSAAYFGDGDECQMNYHFPVMPRMFMALQMEDKYPITDIFDQTPEIPNTCQWAIFLRNHDELTLEMVTDEERDYMYKVYVKDPKARINLGIRHRLAPLLENNRRKIELLNTLLFALPGTPVLYYGDEIGMGDNFYLGDRDGVRTPMQWDADRNAGFSEANPQRLYLPLILDPQYHYESVNVDLQSQNTSSLLWWMKRIISTRKKYKAFSRGDMKFVQSENSKVLAFTRTYEDQTMLVISNLSRFTQPVELELSAYKSYVPVEILSRNRFPAIREDAPYFVTLGAYASQVFLLENTRSESQDNSQLQDIKLDSWEAFSSREVLERFENRILPAYMMRMRWFGGKSRGIENVHIVDHAKIPLEEGSAHIILIEVSYRDGLPDTYQLPVAFTKGQNAYKLQENCPQSVIATVNIKGEEGILYDAIYGFDLQQAIITNMGNHNAIPQSQGELLFKGNEQLKQYIAENPQAKPKVLGAEQSNTSITYDGQYYLKIYRKVDRAINPDVEVTEFLSQKAQFKHIPEFIGSIEWSFGKDTMVLGMMQELVKSNSDGWGYMLERLDDFNEQLLSSTDNTQISTDLLGGLTNPVKYEEIPESLKALLDGSVAELVRLLGERTAEMHVALSSDHEDPAFKPEDYSLHYQRSLFSSLQSLVRVAFQSLSKNIKQLTGEVRAEAEEVLGMKDEILAILKKIYSRKIDVTKIRIHGDYHLGQVLFTGKDFLILDFEGEPARSYSERRLKYSPLRDVAGMIRSFHYAAYGSLFLDNQIREEDINKLIPYVEQWYHYMAGFFMQSYLDKAKGQAFVPKDVEDLDILLQTFLLQKAVYELNYELNNRPTWVMVPLRGIKSIVMKNRLQTAQQQANGRL; via the coding sequence ATGCCTGAGAACATAACACCGATTGACGATAAATTACACTGGTATAAAGATGCCATTATATATGAACTTCATATCAAAGCATTCCGCGACGGCAATGGCGATGGTATAGGCGATTTTAAAGGCTTAATGGAAAAGCTGGATTACCTGCAAGACTTGGGGGTAACAGCTATCTGGCTGCTTCCTTTCTATCCGTCGCCGTTGAGAGATGATGGTTATGATATTGCTGATTATTACAATATTAACCCATCATATGGTGATGTGAAAGAGTTTAAAGTGTTTTTAAATGAGGCACATAAAAGAGGGCTGAAGGTGATTACAGAGTTGGTTATCAATCATACTTCCGATCAACACCCTTGGTTTCAGCGGGCGCGTAAAGCACCTAAAGGTTCTGATAAGCGAAATTACTATGTATGGACCGATGATCCTAAACAATACAAAGATGCCCGTATTATCTTCCAGGATTTTGAAGCTTCCAACTGGACCTGGGATCCGGTAGCTCAACAATATTATTGGCACCGGTTTTTTCATCATCAGCCAGATTTAAACTATGATAGCCCTATAGTACAAGAAGAAGTATTTAAAATACTGGATTACTGGTGCAAAATGGGTGTAGATGGCTTTAGGCTGGATGCCGTACCATACTTGTTTGAACGAGATGGCACCAATTGTGAAAACCTGCCGGAAACTCATGTTTTCTTAAAAAAGTTGCGTAAATATATTGATGATCGCTACCCTGGTACACTACTGCTAGCTGAAGCCAATATGTGGCCGGAAGATTCTGCTGCCTATTTTGGTGATGGCGATGAATGCCAGATGAATTACCACTTCCCAGTAATGCCACGTATGTTTATGGCTTTACAGATGGAAGATAAATATCCGATTACAGATATTTTCGACCAAACTCCAGAAATACCAAACACCTGCCAGTGGGCTATATTCTTGCGTAACCACGATGAGCTTACCTTGGAGATGGTGACCGATGAGGAACGTGATTACATGTACAAAGTGTATGTAAAAGATCCGAAAGCGCGTATCAACCTAGGTATCAGACACCGGTTAGCGCCATTGTTAGAAAATAACCGACGTAAAATTGAGTTACTAAATACATTGTTGTTCGCGCTGCCCGGTACTCCTGTATTGTATTACGGTGATGAAATAGGTATGGGCGACAACTTTTATTTAGGTGACCGTGATGGTGTGCGTACGCCAATGCAATGGGATGCCGACCGGAATGCCGGCTTTTCTGAAGCCAACCCACAGCGTTTGTACCTGCCGCTTATCTTAGATCCGCAATACCATTATGAATCGGTTAACGTAGATTTGCAATCCCAAAATACTTCTTCACTGTTGTGGTGGATGAAGCGTATTATCAGCACCCGTAAAAAATATAAAGCTTTTAGCAGGGGCGATATGAAATTCGTGCAAAGTGAAAACTCAAAGGTGCTGGCATTTACCCGTACCTATGAGGATCAAACTATGTTGGTGATCAGCAATCTGTCTCGTTTTACACAGCCAGTTGAATTGGAATTAAGTGCTTACAAAAGCTATGTGCCAGTAGAAATTTTAAGCCGGAACCGTTTCCCCGCCATTCGTGAAGATGCACCTTATTTCGTAACCCTTGGAGCTTATGCCAGCCAGGTTTTCCTGTTGGAAAATACACGTTCTGAATCACAGGATAATTCGCAGTTGCAAGATATTAAGCTAGACAGCTGGGAAGCGTTTTCAAGCCGCGAAGTTTTAGAACGATTCGAAAATCGAATTTTACCGGCTTACATGATGCGTATGCGTTGGTTTGGCGGTAAAAGTAGAGGAATAGAAAACGTTCATATTGTTGACCATGCTAAAATACCGCTAGAAGAGGGAAGCGCACATATCATACTAATTGAAGTATCTTATCGTGATGGATTACCTGATACTTACCAGTTGCCTGTAGCTTTTACTAAAGGACAAAATGCTTACAAATTACAGGAAAACTGCCCGCAATCGGTTATTGCTACCGTGAACATTAAGGGAGAAGAAGGAATACTGTATGATGCCATTTATGGTTTTGATTTGCAACAAGCTATCATAACCAATATGGGTAATCATAATGCTATTCCGCAATCGCAAGGCGAGCTTCTGTTTAAAGGAAACGAACAACTAAAACAGTATATAGCTGAAAATCCGCAAGCTAAACCTAAAGTGTTAGGCGCTGAGCAAAGTAATACTTCTATTACTTACGATGGTCAGTATTATCTGAAAATCTATCGTAAGGTTGATCGTGCTATTAACCCTGATGTAGAAGTTACTGAATTTTTAAGTCAGAAAGCTCAATTCAAGCATATACCGGAATTCATTGGCTCTATTGAGTGGAGTTTTGGTAAAGATACCATGGTATTAGGCATGATGCAGGAGCTGGTAAAAAGCAACAGCGACGGATGGGGATATATGCTTGAGCGGTTAGACGACTTTAATGAACAGCTGCTATCAAGTACTGATAATACCCAAATATCTACCGATTTATTGGGAGGCTTAACCAATCCTGTAAAATACGAGGAAATACCAGAAAGCTTGAAAGCTTTGCTGGATGGTAGCGTAGCTGAGTTGGTAAGATTGCTGGGCGAACGCACTGCCGAAATGCACGTTGCTCTTTCTTCAGATCATGAAGATCCAGCCTTTAAGCCAGAAGATTATTCATTGCATTACCAGCGTTCATTGTTTTCTTCATTGCAATCTTTAGTAAGGGTAGCTTTTCAGAGCCTGAGCAAAAACATCAAGCAGCTTACCGGTGAGGTTAGGGCAGAGGCTGAAGAAGTATTAGGTATGAAAGATGAGATTCTGGCTATCCTGAAAAAAATATATAGTCGCAAGATCGATGTAACTAAAATACGTATCCACGGCGATTATCATTTAGGTCAGGTATTATTCACCGGAAAAGACTTTTTAATTTTGGATTTTGAAGGTGAACCAGCTCGCAGCTACAGTGAGCGCCGTTTAAAGTATTCACCATTGCGTGACGTTGCAGGCATGATTCGCTCTTTCCATTACGCAGCATATGGCAGCTTGTTTTTAGATAATCAAATTAGAGAGGAAGATATCAATAAGCTGATTCCTTATGTAGAACAGTGGTATCACTACATGGCAGGCTTTTTCATGCAATCTTATCTGGATAAAGCTAAAGGACAAGCCTTTGTTCCAAAAGATGTTGAAGATTTAGATATTC